One segment of Streptomyces sp. XD-27 DNA contains the following:
- a CDS encoding dihydrodipicolinate synthase family protein, with product MTATTTWNPTRPWRGVMVATALPLRDDLSVDYDAYAEHVRWLVDNGCDGVVPNGSLGEYQTLTDEERARVVRIAVEAAGDGARVMPGVAAYGSAEARRWAEDAAEAGCGSVLLLPPNAYRADEAAVHAHYAEVAAAGVPVVAYNNPIDTKVDLAPAVLARLHGDGHIVAVKEFSGDVRRAYELAELAPELDLLIGADDVLLELAVAGAVGWIAGYPNAFPATCSELYHAAVAGDLATALPLYRSLHPLLRWDSKTEFVQSIKLSMDMVGRRGGPVRPPRAPLTGEIEAGVRTATEKAVADGHR from the coding sequence ATGACCGCCACCACCACCTGGAACCCCACCCGCCCCTGGCGCGGCGTCATGGTCGCCACCGCGCTCCCGCTGCGCGACGACCTCTCCGTCGACTACGACGCCTACGCCGAGCACGTCCGCTGGCTCGTCGACAACGGCTGCGACGGCGTCGTCCCCAACGGCTCGCTCGGCGAGTACCAGACCCTCACCGACGAGGAGCGCGCCCGAGTGGTGCGGATCGCGGTCGAGGCGGCGGGCGACGGGGCCCGGGTGATGCCCGGAGTGGCCGCGTACGGAAGCGCCGAGGCCCGCCGCTGGGCCGAGGACGCGGCCGAGGCCGGCTGCGGCTCGGTCCTCCTGCTGCCGCCGAACGCCTACCGTGCCGACGAGGCGGCCGTGCACGCCCACTACGCCGAGGTGGCCGCGGCCGGTGTGCCGGTCGTCGCCTACAACAACCCCATCGACACCAAGGTCGACCTGGCCCCCGCCGTCCTCGCCCGGCTCCACGGCGACGGGCACATCGTGGCCGTGAAGGAGTTCAGCGGCGACGTACGGCGCGCGTACGAGCTCGCCGAACTCGCCCCGGAGCTCGACCTGCTGATCGGCGCCGACGACGTGCTGCTCGAACTCGCCGTGGCCGGGGCCGTCGGCTGGATCGCCGGATACCCCAACGCCTTCCCGGCCACCTGCTCCGAGCTGTACCACGCCGCGGTCGCCGGCGACCTGGCCACGGCCCTGCCCCTGTACAGGTCGCTGCACCCGCTGCTGCGCTGGGACTCCAAGACCGAGTTCGTCCAGTCGATCAAGCTTTCGATGGACATGGTCGGGCGCCGCGGCGGCCCGGTGCGGCCGCCGCGCGCCCCGCTCACCGGCGAGATCGAGGCCGGGGTGCGGACCGCCACCGAGAAGGCCGTGGCCGACGGCCACCGCTGA
- a CDS encoding alpha/beta fold hydrolase: MNPAYATVDHVFTVPLDHSRPDGPTIEVFAREVADRARADRKLPWLLYLQGGPGGKSPRPSAGSPGWLDHALKTHRVLLLDQRGTGRSTPVTAREAAAVADPARLAAYLTHFRADAIVADAELIRRELCGDEPWETLGQSYGGFITLTYLSLAPQGLKAAYVAGGLPGLTATADDVYARTYPRVRDRVREYYARYPDDADRLRRIADLLAATEVRLPDGDRLTVRRLRTLGLSFGMGDGFERVHWLLDEALDARGELTDTFLHQVMHVTGFTDNPLFAVMQESIYGQGAAPARWAADRALPGHPEFADDADPLLLTGEMIYPWMFREVAGLRPFADAADALAEKTDWQPLYDTRALAANQVPLAAVVFHDDMYVDAGLSLSTARAVGATRVWVTNEWEHDGISASGGRVLSRLMDMAAGRA; this comes from the coding sequence ATGAACCCCGCGTACGCGACCGTCGACCATGTCTTCACCGTGCCCCTGGACCACTCCCGACCCGACGGGCCCACCATCGAGGTGTTCGCCCGGGAGGTCGCCGACCGGGCCCGTGCCGACCGGAAGCTGCCCTGGCTGCTGTACCTGCAGGGCGGCCCGGGCGGCAAGTCGCCCCGGCCGTCCGCCGGGTCGCCCGGCTGGCTGGACCACGCGCTCAAGACCCACCGGGTGCTGCTGCTCGACCAGCGCGGAACCGGCCGTTCCACGCCCGTCACGGCACGCGAGGCCGCAGCGGTGGCCGACCCGGCCCGGCTCGCCGCGTACCTCACCCACTTCCGCGCCGACGCGATCGTCGCCGACGCCGAGCTGATACGCCGCGAGCTGTGCGGCGACGAGCCGTGGGAGACGCTCGGCCAGAGCTACGGCGGCTTCATCACGCTCACCTACCTGTCCCTGGCGCCCCAGGGCCTCAAGGCGGCTTACGTCGCAGGCGGCCTGCCGGGCCTCACCGCGACCGCGGACGACGTGTACGCGCGCACCTACCCCCGGGTGCGGGACCGCGTGCGCGAGTACTACGCCCGCTACCCGGACGACGCGGACCGGCTGCGCCGTATCGCCGACCTGCTCGCCGCCACCGAGGTCCGCCTGCCCGACGGAGACCGGCTCACCGTCCGCCGCCTGCGCACGCTCGGCCTCTCCTTCGGCATGGGCGACGGCTTCGAGCGGGTGCACTGGCTGCTCGACGAAGCCCTCGACGCGCGCGGCGAGTTGACCGACACCTTCCTCCACCAGGTGATGCACGTGACGGGGTTCACGGACAACCCGCTCTTCGCCGTCATGCAGGAGTCGATCTACGGCCAGGGCGCCGCCCCCGCCCGCTGGGCGGCGGACCGGGCTCTGCCCGGACACCCGGAGTTCGCCGACGACGCCGACCCCCTGCTGCTCACCGGCGAAATGATCTACCCGTGGATGTTCCGGGAGGTCGCCGGCCTGCGGCCCTTCGCCGACGCCGCCGACGCCCTGGCCGAGAAGACCGACTGGCAGCCGCTGTACGACACCCGTGCCCTCGCCGCCAACCAGGTGCCGCTCGCGGCCGTCGTCTTCCACGACGACATGTACGTCGACGCGGGCCTGTCGCTGAGCACCGCCCGCGCGGTGGGCGCCACCCGTGTCTGGGTCACCAACGAGTGGGAGCACGACGGCATCTCGGCCTCGGGCGGCCGCGTGCTGTCCCGCCTCATGGACATGGCCGCGGGCCGGGCGTAA
- a CDS encoding YceI family protein, with translation MAATKTTKWFFEPSHTGAEFRARHMMVTYVRGQFKNVHGSLEVDPDEPEKARVEAVIDATQVYTGSPERDAHLRSADFFDVEHHPTWRFAGSRVRQVGSTGFEVTGDLTVRGVTRPVTFDVTYLGQWDTPWWEDGRNLGPRRRAGFSATTRLNRHDFGVSWNDVVDRGGVVVSDMVDVVVDVEAVLESGEPDVR, from the coding sequence ATGGCAGCGACCAAGACGACCAAGTGGTTCTTCGAGCCCAGCCATACGGGCGCGGAGTTCCGTGCCCGGCACATGATGGTCACCTACGTGCGTGGGCAGTTCAAGAACGTGCACGGCTCGTTGGAGGTCGATCCCGACGAGCCGGAGAAGGCCCGCGTCGAGGCGGTGATCGACGCGACCCAGGTGTACACCGGTTCCCCCGAGCGCGACGCCCACCTGCGCAGCGCGGACTTCTTCGACGTCGAGCACCACCCGACGTGGAGGTTCGCCGGGTCGCGCGTCCGCCAGGTGGGCTCCACCGGGTTCGAGGTCACCGGGGATCTCACCGTGCGCGGTGTCACGCGCCCCGTGACCTTCGACGTCACCTACCTGGGGCAGTGGGACACCCCCTGGTGGGAGGACGGCCGGAACCTCGGCCCCAGGCGCCGCGCCGGCTTCTCCGCCACGACACGCCTCAACCGCCACGACTTCGGGGTGAGTTGGAACGACGTCGTCGACCGGGGCGGCGTGGTCGTCAGCGACATGGTCGATGTCGTCGTCGACGTCGAGGCCGTCCTCGAGTCCGGTGAGCCGGACGTCCGGTGA
- a CDS encoding aldehyde dehydrogenase, producing MTTTLSPVVSRNPADPSDVVVEVAAPGAFAAADGVERARAAQPGWLLGGAAARSAALTAIAAAIEAAADELAALAVREVGKPLAEARAEVARTVAIWRYYAQAPYEPAGAVHEPAAGAGLLLTRRRPHGVAGLVTPWNFPFAIPSWKAAPALAAGNTVVLKPAPEATACALRLAEILQQALPEAVFTVVPGGAAEGNAVISAADVVSFTGSTAVGQAVVRAATARGVPVQAEMGGLNAAIVLPDADVERAAAHIAAAISGYAGQKCTATSRVIAVGAAYDPLREALAEALRTVPVGDPADAATVCGPLISEQARGQVSGAWDGLSVVAGGTVPDGSGWYAAPTLAEGVAPDHRLLREEVFGPVAALLAADDLPHAVRVTNSVPYGLVTSVHTADLDAALYGLDRLDTGMIRINAPSSGVDFHLPFGGAKSSSHGPREQGRAALEFYTAGRTYTLSPG from the coding sequence GTGACCACCACCCTGTCCCCGGTTGTCTCGCGCAACCCTGCCGACCCCTCCGATGTCGTCGTGGAGGTGGCCGCGCCCGGCGCGTTCGCCGCCGCCGACGGCGTCGAGCGGGCGCGCGCCGCCCAGCCCGGCTGGCTGCTCGGCGGCGCGGCCGCCCGTTCGGCCGCGCTCACCGCGATCGCCGCCGCCATCGAGGCCGCGGCGGACGAGCTGGCCGCCCTCGCCGTACGCGAGGTGGGCAAGCCGCTCGCCGAAGCACGGGCCGAGGTGGCGCGGACCGTCGCGATCTGGCGCTACTACGCCCAGGCGCCCTACGAACCGGCCGGCGCCGTCCACGAGCCGGCCGCCGGCGCGGGGCTGCTGCTGACCCGCCGCCGCCCGCACGGGGTCGCGGGGCTCGTGACGCCCTGGAACTTCCCCTTCGCCATCCCCAGCTGGAAGGCCGCCCCGGCGCTCGCGGCCGGCAACACGGTCGTGCTCAAGCCCGCGCCGGAGGCCACGGCGTGCGCCCTGCGGCTCGCCGAGATCCTCCAGCAGGCCTTGCCGGAGGCGGTGTTCACCGTCGTCCCCGGCGGCGCCGCCGAGGGCAACGCCGTCATCTCGGCCGCCGACGTCGTCTCCTTCACCGGATCGACCGCGGTCGGCCAGGCGGTCGTCCGCGCGGCCACCGCCCGAGGCGTCCCGGTCCAGGCGGAGATGGGCGGCCTCAACGCGGCGATCGTCCTCCCGGACGCCGACGTCGAGCGGGCCGCCGCCCACATCGCCGCCGCGATCTCGGGTTACGCGGGCCAGAAGTGCACCGCCACCAGCCGGGTGATCGCCGTCGGCGCCGCCTACGACCCGCTGCGCGAAGCCCTGGCGGAGGCGCTGCGGACCGTGCCGGTGGGAGACCCGGCCGACGCCGCCACGGTCTGCGGGCCGCTCATCTCCGAGCAGGCCCGCGGGCAGGTCAGCGGCGCCTGGGACGGCCTGTCCGTGGTCGCCGGCGGCACCGTCCCCGACGGCTCCGGCTGGTACGCGGCCCCCACCCTGGCCGAGGGAGTGGCACCGGACCACCGACTGCTGCGCGAGGAGGTCTTCGGGCCCGTCGCGGCCCTGCTGGCGGCCGACGACCTGCCCCACGCGGTACGCGTCACCAACTCGGTGCCGTACGGCCTGGTCACCTCGGTGCACACGGCGGACCTGGACGCGGCGCTGTACGGACTCGACCGGCTCGACACCGGCATGATCCGGATCAACGCGCCGTCCAGCGGCGTCGACTTCCACCTGCCCTTCGGCGGTGCCAAGTCCTCCAGCCACGGCCCGCGCGAACAGGGCCGCGCGGCCCTGGAGTTCTACACCGCGGGCCGCACGTACACACTGTCACCCGGGTAA
- a CDS encoding GntR family transcriptional regulator: MGHLRQRTLVTTRERLRDQVAHALRAALISGELRPGAVYSAPGLAEDFGVSATPVREAMLDLAREGLVEPVRNKGFRITEVTEGDLDQYTEIRALIEIPMVGRITGTADRAALEALRPVAEEIVRAAREHDLIGYLESDRRFHLSLLALSGNDRLVETVGDLRKRSRLYGLTALDERNQLIPSAEEHLELLELMLAGDAEGAQRCMRRHLGHVRSLWAKSERS, encoded by the coding sequence ATGGGGCACCTCAGGCAGCGCACCCTCGTCACCACCAGGGAGCGGCTGCGCGACCAGGTCGCCCACGCCCTGCGGGCCGCCCTGATCTCCGGCGAACTCCGGCCGGGCGCGGTCTATTCCGCGCCCGGTCTCGCCGAGGACTTCGGCGTCTCCGCGACGCCGGTGCGCGAGGCGATGCTCGACCTGGCCCGGGAGGGCCTGGTCGAGCCCGTCCGCAACAAGGGCTTCCGGATCACCGAGGTCACCGAGGGCGACCTCGACCAGTACACCGAGATCCGGGCCCTGATCGAGATCCCCATGGTGGGCCGGATCACCGGCACCGCGGACCGCGCGGCGCTGGAGGCGCTGCGACCGGTCGCCGAGGAGATCGTGCGCGCCGCACGCGAGCACGACCTCATCGGCTATCTGGAGTCCGACCGCCGGTTCCACCTCTCGCTGCTGGCGCTCTCCGGCAACGACCGGCTCGTCGAGACCGTCGGCGACCTGCGCAAGCGGTCCCGCCTCTACGGGCTGACCGCGCTGGACGAGCGGAACCAGCTGATCCCCTCGGCCGAGGAGCACCTGGAGCTGCTGGAGCTGATGCTGGCGGGCGACGCGGAGGGGGCGCAGAGGTGCATGCGCCGGCATCTGGGCCACGTGCGGTCGCTGTGGGCGAAGTCCGAGCGGTCGTGA
- a CDS encoding proline racemase family protein, which produces MRTRHVFHAVDSHTEGMPTRVITGGVGVIPGATMAERRLHFIEHMDHLRTLLMYEPRGHSAMSGAILQPPTHPDADYGVLFIEVSGLLPMCGHGTIGVATVLVETGMVPVTEPVTTVRLDTPAGLVSVDVRVEDGAARSVTLTNVPAFCVGLDQQVDVPGFGTVSYDLAFGGNFYAFVELDALGLPFDRARKDDLLAAGLAIMDAINATDRPVHPEHPEIGGVKHVYLAAPGSDAERSRHAMAIHPGWFDRSPCGTGTSARMAQLHARGELPLHRDFVNESFIGTRFTGRLVGETEVGGVPAVVPTVTGRAWITGTAQYLLDPDDPFPGGFLL; this is translated from the coding sequence GTGCGTACTCGTCATGTCTTCCACGCCGTTGACTCGCACACCGAAGGGATGCCCACCCGTGTGATCACCGGTGGGGTCGGGGTGATCCCCGGCGCCACCATGGCCGAGCGCAGGCTCCACTTCATCGAGCACATGGACCACCTCCGTACGCTCCTGATGTACGAGCCGCGCGGCCACTCCGCGATGAGCGGCGCGATCCTCCAGCCGCCCACCCACCCCGACGCCGACTACGGCGTGCTGTTCATCGAGGTGTCCGGGCTGCTGCCCATGTGCGGGCACGGCACGATCGGCGTGGCCACCGTGCTGGTGGAGACCGGGATGGTGCCGGTCACCGAACCGGTCACCACCGTCCGCCTCGACACCCCGGCGGGCCTGGTCTCCGTCGACGTACGGGTGGAGGACGGGGCGGCGCGGTCGGTCACGCTGACCAACGTGCCCGCGTTCTGCGTGGGCCTGGACCAGCAGGTCGACGTGCCCGGGTTCGGCACGGTGAGCTACGACCTCGCCTTCGGCGGCAACTTCTACGCCTTCGTCGAACTCGACGCCCTGGGCCTGCCGTTCGACCGCGCCCGCAAGGACGACCTGCTGGCCGCAGGGCTCGCCATCATGGACGCCATCAACGCCACCGACCGGCCGGTCCACCCCGAGCACCCCGAGATCGGCGGCGTCAAGCACGTCTACCTCGCGGCTCCCGGCTCCGACGCCGAGCGGTCCCGGCACGCCATGGCCATCCATCCCGGCTGGTTCGACCGCTCGCCCTGCGGCACCGGCACCTCGGCGCGCATGGCGCAGCTCCACGCGCGCGGCGAGCTGCCGCTGCACCGCGACTTCGTCAATGAGTCCTTCATCGGGACCCGGTTCACCGGCCGGCTCGTCGGTGAGACGGAGGTCGGCGGCGTGCCGGCCGTCGTCCCCACCGTCACGGGCCGGGCCTGGATCACCGGGACGGCCCAGTACCTCCTCGACCCGGACGACCCCTTCCCCGGAGGTTTCCTCCTGTGA